One Gammaproteobacteria bacterium genomic window carries:
- the uppS gene encoding polyprenyl diphosphate synthase, whose translation MVVRAAEPNDNGPPRHVAVIMDGNGRWARRRALPRQVGHRAGIKPVRTTVEYCASRGVDVLTLFAFSSENWRRPPAEIRGLMSLFVDALEREVATLHANGIRLRFIGNLDALGPRLRRAVAAAEDTTRGNTRMSLVVAVAYGGRWDITQAARRLAAEAAAGRLDPREIDETRLSGALATSGLPAVDLLIRTGGEKRISNFLLWDIAYSEVCFSDLLWPDFTTAELDRAFDFYRRRQRRFGKTGEQIEAVRC comes from the coding sequence GGCCGGTGGGCGCGCCGGCGCGCCCTGCCTCGGCAAGTCGGCCACCGCGCGGGCATCAAGCCGGTGCGCACAACGGTCGAGTACTGCGCGTCGCGAGGCGTCGACGTGCTCACGCTCTTCGCGTTCTCGAGCGAGAACTGGCGCCGCCCGCCGGCCGAAATACGCGGGCTGATGTCGCTTTTCGTCGACGCGCTCGAACGCGAGGTCGCGACGCTCCATGCGAACGGAATCCGCCTGCGCTTCATCGGCAACCTCGATGCGCTCGGCCCGCGGCTGCGGCGGGCGGTTGCCGCGGCCGAGGACACGACGCGCGGCAACACGCGAATGAGCCTCGTCGTCGCGGTCGCGTACGGCGGGCGCTGGGACATCACGCAGGCGGCGCGCCGTCTCGCCGCGGAAGCCGCGGCGGGGCGCCTCGATCCCCGCGAGATCGACGAGACGCGGCTTTCGGGCGCGCTCGCGACGAGCGGCCTGCCGGCCGTCGACCTTCTGATCCGGACAGGCGGCGAGAAGCGGATCAGCAACTTCCTGCTCTGGGACATCGCGTACAGCGAGGTGTGCTTCTCCGACCTGCTGTGGCCGGATTTCACCACTGCCGAGCTCGATCGCGCGTTCGACTTCTATCGCCGCCGACAGCGGCGCTTCGGGAAAACGGGCGAGCAGATCGAGGCGGTGCGTTGCTGA
- a CDS encoding phosphatidate cytidylyltransferase produces MLIQRVITGAIFGIAVTVAVLLSPTFVAAAALGVLFVAGAWEWAALARLEPRSRILYVAAFAAVMLAGPLWVLRPDAVAAALLVAVVWWALALVAVVTYPRPLPHAAVAAAGIAALLPPWAALTHLHAAVAAGPGLAMTVIAIVWSADVGAYFTGRAIGRVKLAPNVSPGKTWEGVAGGVALAAIVAAAAARLLALPVLPLVAVGAATALVSVLGDLTVSICKRNVGVKDTGRLLPGHGGVLDRIDSLTAGVPAFVLGLLAAGLIHH; encoded by the coding sequence TTGCTGATTCAGAGGGTCATCACGGGCGCGATCTTCGGGATCGCGGTCACGGTCGCCGTTTTGCTCTCCCCGACCTTCGTCGCCGCCGCGGCGCTCGGCGTGCTGTTCGTCGCGGGCGCGTGGGAATGGGCGGCCCTCGCGCGTCTCGAGCCGCGCTCGCGAATCCTCTACGTGGCCGCGTTCGCCGCGGTGATGCTGGCCGGTCCGCTGTGGGTCCTCCGCCCGGACGCCGTCGCCGCGGCGCTGCTCGTCGCGGTCGTCTGGTGGGCGCTCGCGCTGGTCGCGGTCGTGACGTACCCGCGACCGCTGCCGCATGCGGCCGTTGCGGCTGCGGGCATCGCGGCGCTGCTGCCGCCGTGGGCCGCGCTGACGCACCTGCACGCCGCCGTCGCGGCCGGTCCGGGGCTCGCGATGACCGTCATCGCGATCGTCTGGTCCGCGGACGTCGGCGCCTATTTCACCGGCCGCGCGATCGGGCGCGTGAAGCTCGCGCCGAACGTGAGCCCCGGGAAGACCTGGGAGGGTGTCGCGGGGGGTGTGGCCCTCGCCGCGATCGTGGCGGCGGCCGCGGCGCGGCTGCTCGCGCTGCCGGTGCTGCCCCTCGTCGCCGTCGGCGCCGCGACGGCGCTGGTCTCCGTGCTCGGCGACCTCACGGTGAGCATCTGCAAGCGCAACGTCGGCGTGAAGGACACCGGGCGCCTGCTCCCCGGCCACGGCGGCGTGCTCGACCGCATCGACAGCCTGACGGCCGGCGTCCCGGCGTTCGTGCTGGGCCTCCTGGCCGCGGGCCTGATCCACCACTGA
- the rseP gene encoding RIP metalloprotease RseP, with the protein MIDVALSLVAFIVAIGVLVSVHELGHFWVARRLGFKVLRFSVGFGKPLYRLRGRDPDRIEYWISSIPLGGYVKMLDEREAPVPEAERHRAFNNRPPAQRIAVLLAGPGFNFVFAVLAYWLLFMTGVPGMKAYVAEITPGSAADDAGLRPADVIEAVDGQPTETWEQATLAILDEMLDDGVLDLTVRGANGNVRNVDIDVRGRVEELTEPDALFDGLGLYPFPAWPAEVGTVTPGGPADRAGLEPGDRVLAVDGRRVSGFNGLASLIRARPGETVDLLVERDGREIVLPVTIGVAGGDGEIVNMVGRDRARPADENPPSPERARTGSDGEAVGQIGITRIAEPPHEWDELAERLRAEQRYGPLAALGHGIRKTWEMSALTVTMIGHMVVGDVSMRNMSGPIAIAGYAGDSAQAGFSAFLSFLAIVSISLGILNLLPVPLLDGGQIVYQLAEWIKGAPLSERAMAFGQQLGILFMILLMGFVFYNDLTRVFG; encoded by the coding sequence ATGATCGACGTCGCCTTGTCGCTCGTCGCTTTCATCGTCGCCATCGGCGTGCTGGTGTCCGTGCACGAGCTCGGCCATTTCTGGGTCGCGCGCCGCCTGGGCTTCAAGGTACTGCGGTTCTCGGTCGGCTTCGGCAAGCCGCTGTATCGGCTTCGCGGGCGGGATCCGGACCGCATCGAGTACTGGATCTCGTCCATTCCGCTCGGCGGCTACGTCAAGATGCTCGACGAGCGGGAAGCGCCGGTTCCCGAAGCGGAGCGCCATCGAGCCTTCAACAACCGCCCTCCCGCGCAGCGGATCGCCGTGCTGCTCGCGGGGCCGGGGTTCAATTTCGTGTTCGCGGTGCTCGCGTACTGGCTGCTCTTCATGACGGGCGTCCCCGGCATGAAGGCCTACGTCGCCGAGATCACGCCCGGCTCGGCCGCCGACGACGCGGGCCTGCGCCCCGCGGACGTGATCGAGGCCGTCGACGGGCAACCCACCGAAACGTGGGAGCAGGCGACGCTCGCGATCCTCGACGAGATGCTCGACGACGGCGTCCTGGATCTGACCGTCCGCGGCGCGAACGGCAACGTCCGCAACGTCGACATCGACGTGCGCGGGCGCGTCGAGGAGCTTACCGAGCCCGACGCGCTCTTCGACGGTCTCGGCCTCTATCCGTTTCCGGCCTGGCCGGCCGAGGTCGGCACCGTCACGCCCGGCGGGCCCGCGGACCGCGCCGGCCTCGAGCCGGGCGACCGCGTCCTCGCCGTCGACGGGCGGCGCGTGAGCGGCTTCAACGGCCTCGCGTCGCTGATTCGCGCGCGGCCGGGCGAGACCGTCGACCTGCTGGTCGAGCGCGACGGACGCGAGATCGTGCTGCCGGTCACGATCGGCGTCGCCGGCGGCGACGGCGAGATCGTCAACATGGTGGGTCGGGACCGCGCGCGCCCCGCCGACGAGAATCCGCCGAGTCCCGAGCGCGCCCGGACCGGCTCCGACGGCGAGGCCGTCGGCCAGATCGGCATCACCCGGATCGCCGAGCCGCCGCACGAATGGGACGAGCTCGCCGAGCGCCTGCGCGCCGAGCAGCGCTACGGCCCGCTCGCTGCGCTCGGTCACGGCATCCGCAAGACCTGGGAGATGTCCGCGCTCACGGTCACGATGATCGGGCACATGGTTGTCGGCGACGTGTCGATGCGTAATATGTCCGGACCGATAGCGATAGCGGGCTATGCGGGGGACAGCGCGCAGGCCGGCTTTAGCGCCTTCCTGAGCTTTCTCGCGATCGTGAGCATCAGTCTCGGGATCTTGAACCTGCTCCCGGTGCCGCTCCTCGACGGCGGCCAGATCGTCTACCAGCTGGCGGAGTGGATCAAAGGCGCACCGTTGTCGGAACGGGCGATGGCATTCGGCCAGCAGCTCGGCATCCTGTTCATGATTCTTCTGATGGGGTTCGTCTTCTACAACGATCTGACGCGGGTATTCGGCTGA